A segment of the Ammospiza caudacuta isolate bAmmCau1 chromosome 2, bAmmCau1.pri, whole genome shotgun sequence genome:
TGGGCTTACAGAAAGGTAATCTCATAATATGCAagtgaaaaagtaaaaatgttaAAACTGTTCTGGAGATGGCATTAGGCAGATGTTCCAGTAAGGGAAATCTACTGTTATCATGTGTCCCCtcctcagccccctctgccTCCTGGTGTTTTACCACACAGCAACAGTAATTCATCTGTACGTACCACGGGTTCCCAGCCAAGCAGTAACTTGGCTTTTCTGATGTCAGGTTTTCGTTTCTGAGGATCATCCTGTGCTTCTGAGAGAAACTGGATTTCACTCCCACTGCCTATTAAACAAGACACTGTGATTTATCATCTGCAATTCACTATGCTTTGCATTTACATCTTTTCTACCAACTGGAGCAGCAGGtctttctgcagctctctgcttcATAATTCAATCACTGAAATGCTTTGCACAGACACAGGTGCACTGCATGCAACAGCTGGGTGATCCACCTGTCCCACAGCAAAGTGGGCTCACAAAGCATTTCACAAAGATTTCAGTATGGATTCACAAAAATCAAGTTATACTCACAGACCAGTCTATTACCCTTCTGTGAGGAAATTACTGTTTCAGTAgcaaaggacagagcagtgGATATCACCTGCTTTGACTTCAGTGATGCTTTTGATCCCATAACATCCTCACTGAGTGGATGAGCTGGATGATCAGTTAGAAGGACTGAAAACTGCATGGCCAGGCCCAGAGGATGGTGATTATTTAGAGACTGGTAACTCAGGCTATATCCCAAGGGTCAATGTTGGATCAATACTGAATTGCTGATACACCAGAGCACTGTGCTGCCATCCAGAGCTTGAGAAAGGCAGCTGGAGAAAGGGCTCACAGGAACCTCATGAAATTCAATGAGTTCAAAGTCCTGAATTTGGgaagcacaggctgggggccaACCAGCTGGAATACAACTTGGCAGGAAAAGATTGAGGGTCCTGATGGGCTCCAAGCTGAATAGGAACCCATGTGTGCGTgccacagagaaggaaaattataTCTTTGGGGTGCAgaagtgctgccagcaggacaagggagaTCAGCTTTCCCACTAATCAACACTGATGAGATCCATATGGAGAACTGGGTCCAGTTCTAGGCTCCCCAGTacaagagagacagagacacacagagTGAGTGCACAAAGGGGCCACAGTGATGATGAAAGGACTGGAatatgaggagaggctgaaagACCTGGGGCCCTTCaatctggagaagaaaaggctatAGGGAATTTAACCCTTGTGTATAAATACCAGATGGAGAGGATTAAGAAGAGAAAGCCAGGCTCCttccagtggtgcccagtgacaggatcAGAGACagtgggcacaaactgaaacacaggaggaTGTGGAGTCTCTACCCTTGGAGATACTTAAAAGCCATCTGCACATGGTCCTGGGCCACTGCTGGTTGTAGGTTGCCCTGCCTGACCTGAGGGGTTGGACCAagtgacctccagaggtcctttccaacttcAATCATTCCATGATTGTTGGCATTTTGGCATAATAAAAGGGCATCAGTTTATTTTTGGCCATAATCTCCAGTCTGATTTAAATAACCAGGCACTTGCCTTTCCTCAGAACAACACACAGAAAGAGGCCAATTCTTCTACCCAAATCTAGCAATTAGTTTACATGCCATTTTAGAACTAAAGCACCTCCCCAAGTGGACTGGAACACATCAGGTTGTTTGTGAACAGACAAACAGAGGTGACAATTAATTCATGTGTCTGATGGGTTTGGTGCTGtgatttttccatttccttccctgatCTGTGAATTCACAAAAGTTTTCCAGAGGGAACAGTCTTTTATTAGAAACAACACATGCATCAGCTTCTGCATTATATGTCTGAACTCATTTTTCTCAGATCTGTCAGAAGCACTTCTGGAATGTACAGACTAAAAGCCCTTGGCTAATGGCAGCAGGATGTTTCATCTCATTAGGGAGCCACACTAGAAGACCAAGCACAACTATTTCCTTCCATTCTTGAGAGCTCTGATTTGCTACAGGTGTCAGAGCTAGAATGAGGAGGAAGCCACAGTGTTTTCTTCCCAGGTGCTGTCAACCCTTTCAAGAATCACTGTCAGAAACAGtgaaaagaacagagaaaggcTGTTGCCCCAGCATGAGGTTTTTAACCATAGTTGAAGGACCACAGTCTGCACAACTGTGAAGAACCACCTTCCTGAAGTATCTCTCTTGCAGCTAAGATACATGAAGGACATTTTCATTCacatattttacatttcatttttgtATTGTCCTTGTGCTAAAACAAACCTAAAAAATTGTCTAAACATTATAAAAATTAATGGGTACAGATTGCATGGATAGACAGAAAATGTATTCATTCTACTCGTCATGCAATAGTTTACAGACAATTGAGATGATTTGCATTAtcttattaatatttaatgatATGATTAAATGCCTTTGataaaattattaagaaatCCAAAGACTAATTAAATTATCCACATATTACACACACTAATCAAGTAATAATTATCTAATGACAATAAGTACTTCAGAAACTTTACAAAGAATTAATAATTGCACTCACCAACAAGCTTTTTAATTAACTGGGCAAACTCTAGGATAGTGTGCTCTTCTGGATTTCCCTACAAACACAAGAGACACTCATTTCAATAACAATTAAACACCTTACAATGTGCTAGACATGGTTCCAACAGGGGCAGAGAAAGCTAAACTTCAAGCTTGATTCTactttgttgaaaaaaaaaaaaccaactttaACACGTTCCTTACTCATTGGAAAATTTGTCCTCCATTATATTCCTGTTGGTAATTCAGTGTATGTAAGGAGGTGTTGTTCCCTGCCTccccccctgctccccaaaaAAATGTCAGTCTGTAAAGGGCTGGCAATCACAGAAAAGGCCTATGTCACTGAGCAGCCCACAGCCACATCATTTGGAAATCTGGATTCAAGGACTGTGCCCAGCTGAGGTATCATGAAGAAGTATGCCAAGTTCTTGGTTCATCCAAAGTTAGGAACACAGGCTCATTTAGCTGCCAACAATTGCTTCTGAATCTACTACAGCTTACATATCAATATATAAGTGCTATTTACTTTCCTTTACaatattccttttcttttttttaaccaacTTGCACATAATTTCCTGATCAATATTTTACAATCAAATGCTGAACACTTTCTGCTAGCATTAGCTTCCCCTCATCAGACTCaattccctccatccccagatTTCCTTGTTTCAAAACACTTCTTTACCACATCTTGTTTGACCAAAAGTTGAGCACTTAAGATACATATAGATTTAAATACTGAGTTTTCTGAAGACAAAGTATGTGATAGAGTTTAAACATATCAGCACTTGtatagaaacacagaaattaacTCATGGccacaggagaaaaggaaaatctagTGAACTGCCCTGCAGAGTTGAGTATCTTGGCAAAAGCATACACAAGAAATTACCTGGGATATGcatccttttctattcttaaaTCCACTACTAAGAATAAGGTGACAACAAACAGGACAGAACAAAAATCTTACTTGATAAGTTAAGTTCCAAGCACTTTAGACAGTATTAGAGAACTATACCATAAAATACTATCACATCTTCCTTGAATCCAGGGTAGTATGAAACTATTTCTAATTATCTAGAGCTAAGCATTCCTTCAGTGCTTTTTTCCTACTAAAATCAGTCTTCAGTCATTTTCTTGCTGCACTTTGCATATGTGCCCCAcatatttttccccttaatGTTCTGATTACGTACATCTTcctaaaacaaattaaaaactcCAACAACTTTATCCTGTTCTTGGAGATGTAAGATCTCAATATCAGGGGCTCAGTCTTCTTATTTATAAAGAGAATGGGAGAATATGTTCTTCATAATGGAAAGACCTTTTATtgttccatttattttttataaagatCACTATCAGtaacaaagaggaaaacagaggtGGTGTTGACCAGTGCACTGTAACTCAGGAGAGGGGAGCACTCATACTCACCAAGTTGACAGGACTGCTGACATTGCTGTTCATCAATGCCACCAACCCGTTCACAAGATCACTGTAAAACAGAGAATAACAGATTGGGGCAATTTCCACTTCTCTATAAATAATATTCTTGATTTAAAAAGAGAGCTGACTTCTAAGAGCTCCAGTAAAGCAGATCAGGCAGCTGAGGAATGCTGAAATCAGATTTCAATGGGTGCACGCTTTCTCAAGTGTTTGTATTAAAAAATgattaatatttccttttctttccaataTCCAAACATATCTGGAGGCTGATTTCCAATGAATTTCAAACAGAATAAAGCAAGCTGTAATGCAGAGGCACATAACACTACCACCTGCTTTCCAGCCTGCTGTTTGATTTGTCttcttattttcaaaatttcttaAACCAAGTTGGTTAAAAACCAGTATTTTGGTGTTACTTTCTCCCAGCAATATAACCCAAAGCTATTTTGGATTATTAGCCACAGATGTAGCACCTTGGCCCTAGACATAGAAATCCACATCCTTTTCATTATGACTTATAATCAAGAAAGGAATGGGTACTTTGACCTGATGGGGTTTCTTTAAAATCTGATACCACTGATACTTCCTTCAGCAAAGGGAAAGAATATTTCCAAGCCAAGAATGCTTAAAACGACCCAGAAGTCCagcatgggttttttttagctttttttttttgtgcacaGTCTGCACAGCAACCACAGCAGTCCCAAGGACACGAGGTGGCAGCATTGCATTAAAATGCAAGGAGTGACAAACTGTTCAGCACTAAAAACTTGTCTGCTACTTGCTGTCTCTGGAAGGGAAGAGCATGTTAGTATCTCAAGTAAAATTCTAAACCAATTAATGTTTTTCTCCTTGATATTTTCAAAAACTTTCATGTCTCCCTTCTGAAAGTAAAGCTGGATCCTAAGAGCTCCAGTAAAGCAGATTGGGCAGCTGAGGAATGCTGAAATCAGATTTCAATGGGTGCATGTTTTTTTGAGTGCTTGTAttaaaaagtgattttaaaaagtaaagcaaaTGCATGTGCATACAAAGCTGACCATGCTATGTGAACCATGAAGTAAATTATCAGCAAGAACAAACAAGGCTTACCTGACATACTGGAAAGCTCTTGTCTGAGTTCCAGGTCCATAGACCTAAAACCACATGAAAAATAGGGAAGTTAATAAATACAGAAGCCCTCTTTAGCCCAATTATCTTCTCCTAACCATTCTAGAAAACCGCCTCAAGAAGAAACACTTGAGACACAAGCTCAATGTTACAGGAATGGTAAAAAATGTGCTTGCAGAGCCTTTGGCAAAGTATCAGTTCACTAAAGGTTGTCTTCCTCTTGGATCTGTCTCCAATAAACATATCCCAAGGCATTTTGTTAACCAGACCTCTGCATAAAGAAAACCTTCTCAGGGGTGTAGGACAGAGTGATGCTTTGTCCTCTTCTGGAACACTGGAAGAAGGTGCAGCCTCCACTCACAGCCAGAAAAGAGTGCCAAACATTTAAAGCAAACTTCAGACTACTAAGATGTGCTTATGATGAGCAGTTTTGATTTGCACATTAACAACAGCCAGCTTCAAAGACACCACTAAATGTTAGTGGTTGCTAAAAAATTGTTGAGAAAAAGTGCTGTGTTTAAAGCAATCAggacacaaaaaaaccaaaaatcatgTGGCTCTAAATATTACTATCTAGGGAAATGGGAAGCAAAGTAACTTCTACATGCTACAACTCACAAAGTCACCTGTACAGATTTGTATCAAAAccttagaggggaaaaaaagaagtctcCTCAGGTTACAGGCTGGTATTTTGGAGCACATTGCTGAAGTTCAAACAGACATTGATGTATACTTGAAATGTACAGAATGGTATTTGAtaccattatttttttcacagtttaACCAAGTGCAGTACTGAAGTCTCTAGAACATAAATACTTACATTCTGAAAGCTATAGGTAGGCACATTTAAGAGgagaaaacatttcagtttaaCTGGGGACACACACATTTTGCCAGCAACCTGTTGCAACAGAAAGGCTTTTGGAAGGACAGAAACAGAAAGCATGCTTGTTTTCCTTGAGGACAGAAAGGGCAGTATAATGGTACACAGGCCATCTGTTACTTGGTAAGCCTTGTGCTCTCCAAGGCTGATTCAGAGCCCAAAACCACACATTGGGTAGGATCAGGGGTCTAAGAGTTTATCCAAAAACTGATTCAGATAGGAACACACCAGGAGCTAAACATCAGCCTGATGGACTCCCAAACAAACAGGAAGCagatttatgtatttatgtatagCTTCCTACATTTAGCTTAACTTATAGCACGTGGGGTAAGTTTTACACAACTAAGTATTTGTTCATGATTTTTGCAAGGTCACCCATGTGGTTATCTTTCCCACATACAGGCAATGGCTGGAAAATACAATAGAGATTCTATCTTTCAGTTTCTCTTAACAAATCTTCctttacaataacaaaacagcAATCGTAATGTTTGCATAGGCCACAATTTTTACAACTCAGTGACACTGTTCCCTCAAGagattattttccccatttaaaCAAGTACTCTGAACTGAGAGACCAAATACATAGCATTTCTAAAGAGATCAACACACTTGGTATTCCTGTCAGCCAAATTCTGTGACAtgtaaaagtgatttttttttaggtcTCAGTCATTGCTTATTGCtgataattaattttatttgacCTGGTCAGCTAAAGAACTCTCCCCTTACTTCTTTTCTCAGATTCAGTAATTTTCAACATCAAACAGTTATTTCCTACAAAACAGTGATGTTGGGTAGAACACTCTATTTTAACCCCTATTACAATAATATTCTTGCTGAAGTTAAGTCAGCATGGGAATTATTGGATTTTGTTTATATCCCCAATATAAAGAATGCTGAGATGTTTGTGCAAATTTCAACTGGTAGCCTTGTTTCTTTCTGGGAAAGATCAACCCCATTGACAGAGCACATCTTCAGACATGTACTTTCTTACATTTAAGTTCAGTATACTGGAAAACTACATTTGGAGGAAGGGAACATCAGTATTGTCTAAAATCTACCATCAGTTGCAACACATCAGGACAAGATATAAAGGTAAATTGTTCTTCATATCACCAGGAGGTCATCACTTACTGTTAGTGGTTCTCCCTGCAGAGCTTGTAGGATAAAATTACTGACAACTCTTCCATCATTCATATGCATTCGAGGACCAAAGGTATTGAATATTCTGGCAACCCTCACTTCAACTCCTTCCTGTagccaaagaaaaaagaattgttACTTCGTTAATAAAAGCATCTCTCTCCCTAAAAGTGTAAACTCTACCCTGACAAAAAGCTTTTTAAGAATCTCTCCTTCAGCTTTAACATGCATTATTTTCTAATAATGCATCACTTCAAATCTCTCCTCAGCCCTCCTGAAAAATGCAGTGCATACACAAGGTAATTTATACTAGTTCTCAGTATTTGTAATGCAAATCTAAATCAGTGCTAGAAGAGCTCATGATTTTAGCACGTGCATTTTCTTCCATTAAGAACTTTTAAGATTTTCCAATAACAAGTTATTTCACCTGGGACTTAGCTACTTTCTTTGCACATAAAAGTGAAGTCTCACAATCAGCACATATATTACCAAGGCCACATTTCCACAGATTACAGAAGTCAATATTTTAGAAAAGCTGAGCATGTCAGAGAAGTATCTTTTACAAAGGCCATAAAGTTGTTTTGTAACTACAGCCCTAATGTTTTCTAGTGCCCTTCTTATTAGGCCATGTAAATACATGCATTACAATCAAAGTCTTCAATGGTGTAATTTTGTCCAAGAAACATTTTTATCGTTTCCAGAAGTTTTTTCTacagaaagcattttaacaGTTAGAGACTGCAGACTGAAGCAATCTCTCTTGAGTTATTTTGACTGACATGTTCATTTGGACAAGCTGCAGTTTACGATAAAGCCTACAAGCAGGATGTTTGGCCCTTGTGAGCTAAAACAGCATAGTGCTGAGCTCAGAGCAATATGGTATGCTGTAAGCAGATAGATGCTACCATCTGAAAGTGACAGTCACAAGGTAGGGAAGAAGGTATCAACCTCAGTACAGGCCTATGTATCCTCCTCGAATTACCTAGTCCTCCCACCTCCTAGAAAAAGACATCCTCGTATCAGTTACTTGAAAAAATTTGTCTGAAGCAAACTGTGTGCTCTGATTCAACTGAAGTCACAACCACAGTGTTCTGGAGTTGCAAACATTCCTTCCATAACCATTCCTTCAGAGGATACACAGACCATCTTGTATTTTCCATGTATTTTACTAAGGCTTAGACCAACGCTTGCTCTTGTCTTGGAAGAGGGTGTATGTGGAAGAAGTGTATTGTCAGTACATTCATGGCTGAAAGCTGCAGCTCACACACACTTCACTCAGAAGAGATCtggaaacacatttttcttggaaataaATGTAGCTTCACCTACAAGAGACACTTAGAGGAAAATGTGACCTTCTCTCTTAGGTCTCCAAGTGACTCTTAAACAAATCCTCAAAGATGTTTTGTGAAAGCAGAAGAAGTAGCTTTTTACAGGCAAGAGATAGGCAAAAGGGACATTCAGTACATCAACTACTACTTGGTGTTGGGAAATCAGAAACACCAAGTAGTACAGGTAAAGCCCAACATCTCCCAGTGTGGAGGAAGTCAAACAACATTCAATTCCATTTAACGGCAGGCAAGATTTCATTCCTCATCATCAAACCTTGTTTGCAACCGCAACTAAATGGTAAACTAACAGTAACAAGGGGGGTAACTATTGTGCCACAGGAAAAGATACACAGTCTTTGTCCAACAAGCTTGTATCCACAACAGAGGCAAAAAAATAACCTCGCAACATCCACTGGGTCCTTCCTGCTGAAAGAGACTCTAGAAAGAGCAGAAGTCTCTTTCTATGCAAAATGCATCAGCTGGGACCATACTCTTTATTTCTTGCTAGCTAAAAAAGTACAGCAATGTAACATTTCAAATGTATACTCCCAGCAGCACATTACAGAACCATTCCCAAAGCCTTCACAGCTTTGGAAATACATACTCTTATagagctgctccttcctttGTTTTGCCTGGCACTTTATCTTAAGAAGGCCACTGACTCCTTCAGGAAGAGGTTGTATTTCACATGGGCTTTCCAGATACTGCCATTAACAACAAGTACAGAAAATAAGGCACTTGGAAGCTAGTATTCAAGATAAAAATAACTCAT
Coding sequences within it:
- the UXS1 gene encoding UDP-glucuronic acid decarboxylase 1 isoform X2, with the protein product MYNPIKTLKTNTIGTLNMLGLAKRVGARLLLASTSEVYGDPEVHPQNEDYWGHVNPIGPRACYDEGKRVAETMCYAYMKQEGVEVRVARIFNTFGPRMHMNDGRVVSNFILQALQGEPLTVYGPGTQTRAFQYVSDLVNGLVALMNSNVSSPVNLGNPEEHTILEFAQLIKKLVGSGSEIQFLSEAQDDPQKRKPDIRKAKLLLGWEPVVPLEEGLNKAIHYFRKELEYQANNQYIPKPKPARMKKGRTRHN